A single window of Nasonia vitripennis strain AsymCx chromosome 4, Nvit_psr_1.1, whole genome shotgun sequence DNA harbors:
- the LOC100115582 gene encoding daple-like protein codes for MASSEINEFLCGPLVTWFISCLEDPNALTNYDDLVDGVLLHNVFLQIDPEPLHDGVIPSGGDSRVRIKNLEIVVDNMRQFYEEHLGHLLLIAPNTYKLGKDPERHVAEAKLMLLLLLGCAVQCSNKEDFITRIKTLNVDTQLAIVDCIKQVTDYQDIVVTQESMENVNMGIVFSRVKKLMQEKNAYCNKLKSIQAANTSHDNEGIGNCTGNDPGAGNRNNDNIVHNALEAERGDMPTPKKSGMSATSMSGKLEGLFSPPSNSGRDNSSSREDVHRYAVELADWKSKVRKQRQELEEKTEALIECKEELEHNKAVLVKLREENQELLLEARAAKSYRDELDAAIERAERADRLEAEVARYREKLTDIEYYKSRIEELREDNRVLMETREMLEEQLNSSRKRSEKVLELESEIIKYEQLLNDMALERVADRDKYTEVCEENAQLQRLIKSVASEVASGALSSLTGAGSASDSEADPTDGSTDNRLSEQLSNNAQARALKLELENRRLSNLVDSLKEKSFHESSSRMLELEKEKKKLSLKVDSLNDSSERLTQQNKDLELVCKQTLEENKKLQGCLSTQRSNLDKQQQEIQSLHGKLSELERNYESTIAKERQRLQTLLESAERRAEDAERNAASKERELNDLKLASEMAARELKEKQAEFESKLAALERDKEATHREVLKLRELVETKDVALDEASNTIEILEKKVAEFQQEIGNSAAQIYRLREIERSSKELDSRAAIDREALESLQSNLVAEKLNAQQVHATLEKLGLDSELALSLPADKILDMISEVPEVVNRVIQRQEPSLAQVGKVPAASAETEEQIKALQAASEVLQSEKAKLEVHVTRLESQSASLTSQQAALQLNNSRLEASMDQLVNEHSALERAHADLGRDQKRLQSLHEQLSTEYECLLRERDSLKVSHRDAKNEARLLRESSERLEAQCQALQTERDNLLADVKTLINLRGEHSKLREDFRNLYTNHETLKTQYRSLQEDYRKNKVENNRLSLRQTEMQGELSKKDDRLANLELQINKLSQRCEMLLQMNTGLDNDRRSLMEHISLLFSQYHELLTHSLDDKEHYHMEEKMYTDKMNHLHRQKEKLEEKIMEHYRKLDSCTTKKKSIGASFVRRVRKAGSGLFNRNSRRSSWSANTSALSDENSLKSSFANDGKVYDDEDDQDDEDNVEADLDEEAVQPHESNSSGDDSHIIEAGLDPESLRPDDPLSLAHPGTRRTVYYTDDASPSLTRTANQDKRAETDDPSMYQQQQQRHRQEPQRSSDNEQSYNEPRPLLIYNKVSAVINDSTTTTATPLAKKSMDDSKSSEKDLVEASNDKDRKTANSVWYEYGCV; via the exons ATGGCCTCTTCGGAAATCAACGAATTTTTGTGCGGCCCTCTGGTTACTTGG TTTATCAGCTGTCTAGAAGACCCTAATGCACTGACCAACTATGATGATCTCGTTGATGGGGTTTTGTTACACAATGTATTTCTTCAAAT aGATCCTGAGCCCTTGCACGATGGTGTCATACCATCGGGAGGAGATTCCAGAGTACGAATAAAAAACTTGGAAATAGTCGTAGACAACATGAGACAGTTTTACGAAGAGCATTTGGGTCACTTATTACTCATTGCGCCCAACACTTATAAGCTAGGAAAGGATCCTGAACGACATGTGGCAGAGGCCAAGTTAATGCTACTGTTGCTTTTGGGATGTGCTGTGCAGTGTTCTAACAAAGAAGATTTCATTACAAGAATAAAAACACTCAATGTTGATACACAACTAGCAATAGTTGATTGCATAAAACAAGTAACTGATTATCAAGACATTGTTGTGACACAAGAATCCATGGAAAATGTTAACATGGGCATTGTGTTTTCAAGAGTAAAGAAAttaatgcaagaaaaaaatgcttattgcAATAAGTTAAAGAGTATACAGGCTGCAAATACAAGTCATGACAATGAGGGCATTGGAAACTGTACAGGAAATGATCCTGGTGCCGGCAATAGGAACAACGATAACATTGTGCACAATGCTCTTGAAGCAGAGAGAGGAGATATGCCCACACCAAAGAAAAGTGGTATGTCTGCAACTTCGATGTCAGGTAAACTTGAAGGATTGTTCAGCCCTCCCAGTAATAGCGGCCGAGATAATAGCTCCAGCAGAGAAGATGTTCACCGCTATGCAGTTGAATTGGCTGATTGGAAATCAAAAGTAAGAAAACAGAGACAAGAACTGGAAGAGAAGACTGAAGCTCTAATCGAATGTAAGGAAGAGTTGGAGCACAATAAAGCAGTTCTTGTCAAGTTGAGGGAGGAGAACCAAGAACTATTGCTGGAAGCACGAGCAGCTAAATCTTACAGGGACGAGTTGGATGCCGCTATAGAAAGAGCAGAGAGAGCCGACCGCTTAGAGGCAGAAGTGGCCAGATATCGAGAAAAATTAACGGATATCGAGTACTACAAAAGCAGGATAGAAGAGTTACGAGAAGATAACCGCGTTCTGATGGAAACCAGAGAAATGTTAGAGGAACAGCTAAACTCGTCCCGGAAAAGATCGGAAAAAGTTTTGGAGCTGGAATCGGAGATAATAAAGTACGAGCAACTTCTGAATGATATGGCGCTCGAGAGAGTAGCGGACCGGGACAAGTACACAGAAGTGTGCGAAGAAAACGCACAACTCCAGCGTCTGATCAAAAGCGTAGCTAGTGAAGTTGCCAGCGGAGCTCTGTCTTCCCTGACCGGAGCAGGATCAGCCAGTGACTCCGAGGCGGATCCGACGGACGGTTCCACAGATAACAGGCTGTCCGAGCAGTTGTCCAACAACGCACAAGCTCGCGCGCTCAAGCTCGAACTCGAAAATCGTCGCCTCAGCAATCTCGTCGATTCGTTGAAAGAGAAGTCCTTCCACGAAAGCTCTTCCAGGATGTTGGAGCtggagaaagaaaagaagaagctgTCGCTGAAGGTGGACTCTCTGAACGACAGTAGCGAGCGGCTGACTCAGCAGAACAAGGACCTCGAGCTCGTCTGCAAGCAGACCCTCGAAGAGAACAAGAAGCTTCAGGGATGTCTGAGCACTCAGCGCAGCAACCTCGATAAGCAGCAGCAAGAGATCCAGAGCCTACACGGCAAGCTGAGCGAGCTCGAGAGAAACTACGAAAGTACGATCGCCAAGGAGAGGCAGCGACTGCAAACTCTTCTGGAAAGTGCCGAGCGTCGTGCCGAGGATGCTGAGCGCAACGCGGCCAGTAAAGAGCGCGAACTAAACGATCTGAAGCTGGCAAGCGAGATGGCAGCTCGCGAGCTTAAGGAAAAGCAGGCTGAGTTCGAATCCAAACTTGCCGCACTCGAGAGGGACAAGGAAGCTACGCACAGGGAGGTGCTGAAGCTGCGCGAGCTCGTCGAAACAAAGGACGTCGCCCTCGACGAGGCGAGCAACACCATCGAGATCCTCGAGAAGAAGGTCGCCGAGTTCCAGCAAGAGATAGGTAACTCAGCAGCGCAGATCTACCGGCTGCGGGAGATCGAGAGATCGAGCAAGGAACTGGATTCGCGCGCCGCCATCGACAGAGAAGCTCTGGAGAGCTTGCAGTCGAACCTGGTCGCGGAGAAGCTGAACGCTCAGCAGGTGCACGCTACTCTCGAGAAGCTCGGTTTGGACTCGGAGCTGGCGCTCTCGCTGCCCGCCGACAAGATTCTGGATATGATATCAGAGGTGCCCGAGGTCGTGAACAGAGTAATCCAACGACAGGAGCCGTCGCTCGCTCAGGTGGGCAAGGTGCCGGCTGCGAGCGCGGAAACGGAGGAGCAAATCAAGGCACTGCAAGCTGCCTCGGAGGTGCTGCAGTCCGAGAAGGCTAAACTCGAGGTGCACGTGACACGACTCGAATCCCAGAGCGCATCCCTTACCTCGCAGCAAGCCGCTCTGCAATTGAACAATTCCAGACTGGAGGCCAGCATGGACCAGCTGGTGAACGAGCACTCGGCTCTGGAGCGCGCCCACGCGGACCTGGGCAGGGATCAAAAGCGCTTGCAGTCGTTGCACGAGCAGCTCAGCACCGAGTACGAGTGTCtcttgcgagagagagatagtctGAAGGTCAGTCACAGGGACGCCAAGAACGAGGCGCGCCTGCTGCGCGAGAGCTCCGAGAGACTCGAGGCTCAATGCCAGGCGCTGCAGACCGAGCGCGACAATCTTCTGGCTGACGTCAAGACTCTGATCAACTTGCGCGGCGAGCACTCTAAGCTCAGGGAGGACTTCCGCAACCTGTACACCAACCACGAGACGCTGAAGACGCAGTATCGTAGTCTCCAAGAGGACTACCGCAAGAACAAGGTGGAGAACAACAGACTGAGCCTGCGCCAGACGGAGATGCAGGGCGAGCTGAGCAAGAAGGATGACAGGCTTGCGAATCTCGAGCTGCAGATCAACAAGCTGAGCCAGCGCTGCGAGATGCTGCTTCAGATGAACACGGGCCTCGACAACGATCGGCGTTCCCTCATGGAGCACATATCCCTACTCTTCAGCCAGTACCACGAGCTCCTGACTCACTCGCTCGATGACAAGGAGCACTACCACATGGAGGAGAAGATGTACACGGACAAGATGAACCACCTGCATCGCCAGAAAGAAAAGCTCGAGGAGAAGATCATGGAGCACTACAGAAAGCTCGACAGCTGTAccacgaagaagaagagcatAGGAGCAAGCTTCGTGAGACGCGTTCGCAAAGCGGGTTCGGGACTGTTCAACCGGAACAGCCGGCGATCGTCTTGGAGTGCGAACACGAGCGCCCTGTCCGATGAGAATTCACTTAAGTCTTCCTTCGCAAACGACGGTAAGGTgtacgacgacgaggacgatcAGGACGACGAGGACAACGTCGAGGCAGATCTCGACGAGGAGGCTGTCCAACCCCACGAATCCAACTCTAGTGGCGACGACTCGCACATTATCGAGGCTGGCCTTGACCCCGAGTCTCTGCGCCCCGACGATCCGCTTTCCCTCGCTCATCCCGGCACCAGGCGGACGGTCTACTACACGGACGACGCGTCGCCCTCGCTCACGCGCACCGCCAACCAGGATAAGAGAGCCGAGACCGACGACCCGTCGATgtatcagcagcagcaacaacgcCATCGGCAAGAGCCGCAGCGCAGCAGTGACAACGAACAGTCCTACAACGAACCCAGACCTCTGCTCATATACAACAAGGTGTCGGCGGTGATCAACGATTCCACGACGACCACTGCCACGCCTCTGGCCAAGAAGAGCATGGACGACTCAAAGAGCAGCGAAAAGGACCTGGTTGAGGCTTCCAACGACAAGGATCGTAAGACCGCCAACTCCGTTTGGTATGAGTACGGTTGCGTGTAA
- the LOC100678157 gene encoding uncharacterized protein LOC100678157: MLKNSIDKLIRSNNNREKNVLIDVANVNNINNDCPNTRSAVEIHNNDNCVVDILGSKQNDQLVIYNNDVIDNVNEPFENVEDLDDFDERLGDPREADMADQFEKLLASKGGNTLSKIVSKAMSAFITDVLCKKITWTGVKDTLKAEIMNFPSIVIKVVRKQFACKDSETEEQIKDWLRRPSDRIAQAAKTQRNKMMRQERRLQRRGNRQNEN, translated from the exons atgttgaaaaatagTATTGATAAATTGATCCGTAGCAATAATAATCGAgagaaaaatgttctaatAGATGTAGCAAATGTAAACAATATTAATAACGATTGTCCCAATACTAGGAGTGCCGTAGAGATACATAACAATGATAACTGTGTAGTAGATATTTTGGGTAGTAAACAAAATGATCAACttgttatatataataatgatgTTATTGATAATGTAAATGAACCATTCGAAAACGTAGAAGATTTGGATGACTTTGATGAGAGGTTGGGAGATCCTAGAGAAGCTGATATGGCTGATCAATTT GAAAAATTATTAGCTTCAAAAGGAGGAAATACTCTTTCAAAAATCGTGAGTAAAGCCATGTCTGCTTTTATAACAGACGTGCtgtgcaaaaaaataacatgGACTGGAGTAAAAGATACTTTAAAAGctgaaattatgaattttCCTTCTATAGTGATAA aagTTGTACGAAAACAATTTGCTTGTAAAGATTCAGAAACTGAAGAGCAAATTAAAGATTGGCTGCGGCGTCCATCTGACCGTATTGCACAAGCAGCGAAAACTCAACGTAATAAAATGATGCGGCAGGAACGTAGACTACAAAGACGTGGAAATCGTCAAAATGAAAACTAA